A stretch of Gymnodinialimonas phycosphaerae DNA encodes these proteins:
- the holA gene encoding DNA polymerase III subunit delta, which produces MKLSTRDANAYFKRPDTSAAGCLIFGDDAMRVALKRQDLMAALLGANAEEEMRLTRMTGADLRSDSAGLLDAVKAVGFFPGPRAVLVEGATDGLSKVFTTAFDEWQQGDAQIIATAGRLTAKSALRKVFEGNKLAYAAAIYDDPPGRAEIEEMLKAAQITDADREAMVDLEALARSIGPGDFRQMIDKLGLYKRGDATPVMPADIEAVAPLTREAELDDILHATAEAETGAIGPILMRLKQQGTTPVSLCIAALRHFRALHAAAIHPNGPAAGLQAMRPPVFGPRRDRMARQAGRWGQGALETALSLLVETDLTLRSASTAPQMAVMERTLIRLAMLPGRGKR; this is translated from the coding sequence ATGAAACTCTCGACCCGCGATGCGAACGCCTATTTCAAGCGCCCCGACACATCGGCCGCCGGGTGCCTGATCTTCGGCGATGACGCCATGCGCGTGGCGTTGAAGCGGCAGGACCTTATGGCCGCACTTCTGGGGGCAAACGCCGAGGAAGAGATGCGCCTGACCCGCATGACCGGCGCAGACCTGCGGTCCGACAGCGCGGGGCTACTGGACGCCGTGAAGGCCGTGGGCTTCTTTCCCGGCCCCCGCGCGGTTCTGGTGGAAGGCGCGACCGATGGCCTTTCCAAGGTGTTCACCACCGCATTCGACGAATGGCAGCAAGGCGATGCCCAGATCATCGCCACCGCCGGGCGGCTGACGGCAAAATCCGCCCTCCGCAAAGTGTTCGAGGGCAACAAGCTGGCCTATGCCGCCGCGATCTACGACGACCCGCCGGGCCGCGCCGAGATCGAGGAGATGCTGAAAGCGGCCCAGATCACCGACGCCGACCGCGAAGCGATGGTGGATCTGGAGGCGCTGGCGCGCTCCATTGGCCCCGGCGATTTTCGGCAGATGATCGACAAGCTGGGGCTCTACAAGCGCGGCGATGCCACCCCGGTCATGCCCGCCGATATCGAAGCCGTAGCCCCCCTGACGCGCGAGGCCGAGCTGGATGACATTCTCCACGCCACCGCAGAAGCCGAGACCGGCGCCATCGGCCCGATCCTCATGCGCCTGAAGCAACAGGGGACAACACCCGTCTCGCTCTGCATCGCCGCGCTGCGCCACTTCCGTGCGTTGCATGCCGCCGCGATACACCCCAACGGCCCCGCCGCCGGGCTGCAAGCGATGCGCCCGCCCGTGTTCGGCCCCCGTCGCGACCGCATGGCACGACAAGCGGGTCGCTGGGGACAGGGCGCGCTGGAGACAGCGCTGTCACTGCTGGTGGAAACGGATCTGACCCTGCGCTCGGCCAGTACGGCCCCGCAGATGGCGGTGATGGAACGAACATTGATCAGGTTGGCAATGCTGCCTGGACGAGGGAAACGATAA
- the lptE gene encoding LPS assembly lipoprotein LptE, translating into MSLSRLGLSSRRAFLLSLSALPLAACNFQPVYGPGGSGEIIRNQIRVADPASRLEFELVARLEDRLGTGSNYMLDYVIDRTTRNLAIDEDAVINRINLVGTLTFTVREAGTGRTVQTGEVSTFTSYATTESPVATESARRDAEDRLAIALADQVVTRLIAGAASWS; encoded by the coding sequence ATGTCGTTATCTAGACTTGGACTATCAAGCCGACGAGCCTTTCTGCTGTCGCTCAGCGCGCTGCCCTTGGCGGCGTGCAACTTCCAGCCCGTCTATGGGCCCGGCGGCAGCGGAGAGATCATCCGGAACCAGATTCGCGTGGCAGACCCGGCCTCGCGGTTGGAATTCGAATTGGTCGCCCGTCTGGAAGACCGCCTCGGCACCGGGTCCAACTACATGCTGGACTACGTGATCGACCGAACCACGCGAAACCTCGCCATTGACGAGGACGCCGTGATCAACCGGATCAACCTTGTCGGCACCCTAACCTTCACGGTGCGCGAGGCTGGAACAGGTCGCACCGTTCAGACCGGAGAGGTGTCGACGTTCACCTCCTATGCCACGACAGAATCGCCTGTGGCCACGGAATCCGCCCGCCGCGATGCCGAAGACCGCCTTGCGATAGCGCTGGCCGATCAAGTGGTCACGCGGCTGATCGCGGGGGCCGCGTCTTGGTCCTGA